The Gammaproteobacteria bacterium genome includes a region encoding these proteins:
- the dnaX gene encoding DNA polymerase III subunit gamma/tau has protein sequence MSYQVLARKWRPRTFAQMVGQAHVLKALMNALKQGRLHHAYLFTGTRGVGKTTLARILAKCLNCEQGVTSEPCGQCNACREIDGGRFVDLIEVDAASRTKVEDTRELLDNVQYAPAYGRYKVYLIDEVHMLSGHSFNALLKTLEEPPPHVKFLLATTDPQKLPMTVLSRCLQFNLKRMPAPEIRLHLRQMLEREQVPADDGALIELARAADGSMRDALSLLDQAIGFGGGEVREAAVREMLGSVPREQLHKLARSIADADAAAGLRAIAELAEQGVDLAGVLAELVSLLHRVALEQALPGAIDEDDPHAALATELAGRLSPADVQLYYQIALVGRRDLPFATEARDGLEMVLLRMLSFRPLPQPQPAIAQQRANNAARAPAQARDAHRGRPTRQAAQVPEGAATEPSPEPGPQESESLPEASVAEAGDHEWPQLARALNLNGVASALASNCSLLSITNDEVRLVLEAGHAQIRTSNAETRLRQALSDYLGRPQQLHIEIAEHAAATPAQLASHDRAELKRAADAAIEADATVQAFKQHFAAEIVPGSVRPIKQD, from the coding sequence CCGTCTGCACCATGCGTACCTGTTCACCGGCACGCGTGGCGTGGGCAAGACGACGCTCGCGCGGATTCTCGCCAAGTGCCTGAATTGCGAACAAGGCGTCACCTCCGAACCCTGTGGTCAGTGCAACGCCTGCCGGGAAATAGACGGCGGCCGTTTCGTCGATCTGATCGAGGTCGACGCGGCCTCGCGTACCAAAGTCGAAGACACCCGAGAGCTGCTGGACAACGTTCAGTACGCGCCCGCGTACGGTCGCTACAAGGTGTATCTGATCGATGAGGTGCACATGCTCTCCGGGCACAGTTTCAATGCCTTGCTCAAAACCCTGGAAGAACCCCCGCCGCACGTGAAGTTCCTGCTGGCGACGACCGATCCGCAAAAACTGCCGATGACGGTGTTGTCGCGCTGCCTGCAGTTCAACCTCAAGCGCATGCCGGCACCGGAAATACGCCTGCATTTGCGCCAGATGCTGGAGCGGGAACAGGTGCCCGCGGACGACGGCGCGCTGATCGAACTCGCGCGGGCGGCGGATGGCAGCATGCGCGACGCGTTGAGCCTTCTCGATCAGGCAATCGGCTTCGGTGGCGGCGAGGTGCGCGAAGCGGCGGTGCGCGAAATGCTGGGATCGGTGCCGCGCGAACAGTTGCACAAGCTGGCCCGATCGATTGCGGACGCCGATGCGGCAGCCGGCTTGCGGGCCATCGCGGAACTCGCCGAACAGGGCGTAGATCTTGCCGGGGTTCTGGCCGAACTCGTGTCGCTGCTGCACCGGGTCGCGTTGGAGCAGGCACTGCCCGGCGCGATTGATGAGGATGATCCGCACGCGGCGCTTGCGACGGAGCTCGCGGGCAGGCTCAGTCCGGCGGATGTTCAGCTGTATTATCAGATTGCGTTAGTCGGGCGACGCGATCTGCCGTTCGCTACCGAGGCCAGGGACGGCCTCGAAATGGTATTGTTGCGTATGCTGAGTTTCAGGCCTTTACCCCAGCCACAGCCGGCGATCGCGCAACAGCGGGCCAACAATGCCGCGCGAGCGCCGGCGCAAGCGCGTGACGCGCACAGGGGGCGCCCGACTCGACAGGCAGCGCAAGTGCCCGAGGGCGCCGCCACGGAACCCTCACCCGAACCCGGACCCCAGGAATCCGAAAGTTTGCCGGAGGCCAGTGTTGCGGAGGCGGGTGATCATGAATGGCCGCAACTGGCGCGCGCACTGAACCTCAACGGTGTGGCCTCGGCGTTGGCCAGCAATTGCAGTCTCCTGTCCATTACCAACGACGAAGTGCGGCTGGTGCTGGAAGCCGGCCACGCGCAGATTCGCACCAGTAACGCCGAGACACGTTTGCGTCAGGCGTTGAGCGATTATCTGGGCCGGCCGCAACAGTTGCACATTGAAATTGCCGAACATGCCGCGGCGACACCAGCGCAGCTCGCCAGCCATGACCGTGCGGAACTTAAGCGGGCGGCGGATGCAGCGATCGAGGCGGATGCGACCGTGCAGGCTTTCAAGCAACATTTCGCCGCCGAAATCGTGCCCGGTTCGGTGCGGCCTATCAAGCAGGACTGA